Proteins encoded together in one Oceanobacillus iheyensis HTE831 window:
- a CDS encoding amidohydrolase: MDTIITNAKIFTMNQENDVVGSFSIKSGRIDKIWHSPSPPKEELNSEETKQVVDMKGKTILPGFIDTHSHLLMYSLFKKQADCSSPLNHSISDILDQLKQKLHELPEDEWLLGWGYDNTLLKENRHPTRDELDQVSKEIPILIRHTSVHFAVANTKALEIAELHKDSKDPQGGHLGRDNAGELNGVLYELPALDLVQAVIPKPSAEEMANSIELGANDYLSEGITTCTDAGVGLDLGIAEYDAHIKAVKTSKNPMRMRFMILYHLLNTHFKNKNASELNNDIMRETNNWAALDSAKLFQDGSIQGFTASLREPYYTKPFEHGELLHEQTHFEEILLSLHQRGFRLAIHGNGDQAISSILKGYERILSITPKENHLHRIEHVQTATEEDLDKMKKLDVAASFFINHIYYWADRHNKYFLGPERTSRLNPLKDATDREILYTLHSDCPITPISPLFSVWAAVNRISMEQKVFGENQRISVKKAIETMTIDGARLNNDEENSGSLEAGKLADFIVLDNNPFEVDKMDIKNIKVLQTFISGEKVYQRKC, translated from the coding sequence ATGGATACGATAATTACAAATGCGAAAATTTTTACGATGAATCAGGAGAATGACGTTGTTGGGTCATTCTCTATTAAATCTGGGAGGATAGATAAGATTTGGCACTCTCCTTCCCCTCCAAAAGAAGAATTAAATAGCGAAGAAACCAAACAAGTGGTTGATATGAAAGGAAAGACAATCCTGCCTGGATTTATCGACACACACAGCCATTTATTAATGTATTCTCTATTTAAGAAACAAGCTGATTGTAGTTCACCTTTAAATCACTCAATATCCGATATCCTTGATCAGTTAAAACAAAAACTACATGAATTACCAGAAGATGAATGGCTCTTAGGTTGGGGCTATGATAATACATTATTAAAAGAAAATAGACATCCTACGCGTGATGAACTAGATCAGGTTTCAAAGGAGATTCCTATCCTAATTCGTCATACATCTGTTCATTTTGCAGTTGCAAATACAAAAGCTTTAGAAATTGCAGAACTCCATAAAGATAGTAAAGATCCTCAAGGTGGACATCTAGGAAGAGATAATGCAGGTGAGTTAAATGGAGTTCTCTATGAATTACCTGCCTTAGACTTAGTTCAAGCAGTTATTCCTAAGCCTTCCGCGGAAGAAATGGCTAATTCGATAGAGCTTGGAGCTAATGATTATCTTTCTGAAGGTATTACTACTTGTACAGACGCAGGTGTTGGTCTTGATTTAGGTATAGCTGAGTACGATGCTCATATTAAGGCTGTAAAAACATCAAAAAATCCTATGCGCATGCGTTTTATGATTTTATATCATTTATTAAATACTCATTTTAAAAATAAAAATGCCAGCGAACTAAATAATGATATTATGAGAGAAACAAATAATTGGGCAGCGTTAGATAGTGCAAAATTATTTCAAGATGGTTCCATTCAGGGATTTACCGCATCTTTAAGAGAACCTTATTATACGAAACCTTTTGAACATGGTGAATTACTTCATGAACAAACTCACTTTGAAGAAATTCTCCTGAGTCTCCATCAAAGAGGATTTCGTTTAGCTATACATGGTAATGGAGACCAAGCGATCTCTTCTATTTTAAAAGGATATGAACGCATTTTATCTATAACACCTAAAGAAAATCATTTACATCGAATAGAACATGTGCAAACTGCAACTGAAGAAGACTTGGATAAGATGAAAAAACTCGATGTAGCGGCATCATTTTTCATAAATCATATCTACTATTGGGCTGACCGCCATAATAAATATTTCTTGGGACCTGAACGAACTTCAAGACTAAATCCATTAAAAGATGCTACCGATCGTGAAATTCTCTATACACTACATTCGGATTGCCCTATCACACCTATCTCGCCATTGTTTTCAGTTTGGGCAGCAGTAAATCGTATAAGTATGGAACAAAAAGTATTTGGAGAGAATCAACGTATCTCCGTTAAAAAGGCAATTGAAACGATGACAATTGATGGCGCTAGACTAAATAATGATGAAGAAAATAGCGGAAGTTTAGAAGCTGGAAAACTTGCTGACTTCATTGTACTTGATAACAACCCATTTGAAGTTGATAAAATGGATATTAAAAATATAAAAGTACTTCAGACATTTATATCTGGAGAAAAGGTTTATCAAAGAAAATGTTAA
- a CDS encoding sodium:solute symporter family protein, which produces MTWYISYIGLYFILMLSMGIYYFFKVKTYDEYLIGGWNTNFWPIVGTIISTWCGAAVFIGWVGMGFTVGLSGYFKFALPGILFCLLLIVAFAGPLRRQRLYTIADLFGERFGGKSGIIPSVLSAFIYSVPTLALQMIGMSSIFTIALGIDVNTGIALSFVLIVSFTILGGLPATIITDAIQSIIVIIGIIVLAISSINFAGGFENIIANTPADYISPLGAEGLGSVLLYALSVGPFYIIWQSTWQRIFASKSEQVAKKAGVTGFIIAGLISILPYTIGVIARQFVPTDMDPDLIFSYVTAELLHPAIGGIVFIGLLAALMTGATSFILQGSSNLTRDLYQRLVRPNANNKQLMFSARISVIIISLLGLIAAYFVTNIETAYQWALRLSATVLVFPFLAVMFWKRVTKKGMIWSMISALIATLSWPYLGLNIDHTIFGFSVSILTLVIISLLTRHDNSEQVRAVYWNDLNSANPSETKSEQ; this is translated from the coding sequence ATGACTTGGTATATTAGTTATATAGGTTTATATTTTATTCTCATGTTATCCATGGGAATTTATTATTTTTTTAAAGTAAAGACGTACGATGAATATTTAATTGGTGGTTGGAATACTAATTTCTGGCCAATTGTTGGTACAATTATTAGTACATGGTGTGGAGCCGCTGTGTTTATAGGTTGGGTTGGCATGGGATTTACTGTCGGACTCTCAGGCTATTTTAAATTTGCTTTACCTGGGATTCTCTTCTGCCTCTTACTCATTGTAGCTTTTGCTGGCCCACTTAGACGTCAGCGACTGTACACTATCGCCGATTTATTTGGAGAACGTTTTGGTGGGAAATCAGGAATTATCCCCTCCGTTTTATCAGCTTTCATATATTCCGTCCCTACATTAGCCCTACAAATGATCGGAATGTCATCTATTTTTACAATTGCACTTGGAATAGATGTAAATACAGGTATTGCACTTTCATTCGTTCTAATAGTGTCATTTACTATCTTAGGCGGATTACCAGCTACTATCATTACAGATGCAATTCAATCAATTATTGTTATCATTGGAATTATAGTTCTAGCTATCTCAAGCATAAATTTCGCTGGAGGATTTGAGAATATTATAGCGAATACACCAGCTGATTATATATCTCCCTTAGGAGCTGAAGGACTCGGGAGTGTGTTACTTTATGCATTATCAGTCGGTCCATTTTATATAATTTGGCAATCGACTTGGCAACGAATCTTTGCTTCAAAAAGTGAACAAGTAGCGAAAAAAGCTGGAGTTACAGGATTCATTATTGCTGGATTAATCTCCATATTACCTTATACCATCGGAGTAATAGCAAGACAGTTCGTACCAACAGATATGGATCCAGATCTAATCTTTTCATATGTAACTGCAGAATTACTGCATCCTGCAATAGGGGGTATTGTTTTTATAGGTTTACTAGCTGCTTTAATGACTGGTGCTACTTCATTTATTTTACAAGGCAGTTCAAATCTAACAAGGGATTTATATCAACGTCTAGTACGCCCGAACGCTAACAATAAACAACTCATGTTCTCAGCAAGAATTTCCGTTATTATCATCTCATTACTGGGGCTTATTGCTGCATATTTTGTTACTAATATCGAAACAGCATACCAATGGGCATTGCGTCTATCTGCAACTGTATTAGTATTCCCATTCCTTGCAGTTATGTTCTGGAAAAGAGTCACTAAAAAAGGGATGATATGGAGCATGATAAGTGCACTTATCGCAACTCTGTCATGGCCATATTTAGGTTTAAATATCGACCATACTATTTTCGGATTCAGTGTATCCATTTTAACATTAGTTATAATCAGCTTATTAACCAGACATGATAATTCTGAACAAGTCAGAGCAGTTTATTGGAATGACCTTAATTCCGCAAACCCTTCAGAAACAAAATCTGAACAATAA
- the pruA gene encoding L-glutamate gamma-semialdehyde dehydrogenase: MVLPFKHEPFTDFTVKENRKDYQDALAKVKEELGKDYPLVINGEKIYTDDKLISINPSNKNEVVGNVSKATKQHIEEAFTSAKEAFKEWKSWSAEDRARVLYRAAAIVRRRKHEFSAWLSYDAGKPWDQADGDTAEGIDFLEYYARHMVELEKGKPLADRPNEDNKYFYQPLGPGVVIPPWNFAFAIVCGTTVAPIVAGNPVLLKPSENTPVIAYKLVEVLEEAGLPKGVLNFVPGDPAEIGDYLVDHKDTHFINFTGSRATGVRIFERATKIQDGQTHLKRIVAEMGGKDTIIVDESADLDLAAESIVHSAFGFSGQKCSACSRAVIHESVYDEVIEKSVELAKTLTVGNPTEDNVYMASVVNQKQFDKIKDYIEVGKQEGELVFGGETDDNKGFFVHPTIFKDLDPKARIMQEEIFGPVVAFSKAKSFDELLDIANNTEYGLTGAVISNNRENLNRAQTEFLVGNLYFNRGCTAAIVGYQPFGGFKMSGTDSKAGGPDYLQHFLNAKVVTERF, from the coding sequence TTGGTATTACCATTTAAACATGAACCATTTACAGACTTTACAGTGAAGGAGAACCGTAAAGATTATCAAGATGCGTTAGCGAAGGTTAAAGAAGAATTAGGTAAAGATTATCCACTTGTTATAAACGGTGAAAAGATCTATACCGATGACAAGTTGATATCTATAAACCCTTCAAATAAAAATGAAGTAGTAGGAAATGTATCCAAAGCAACAAAACAACATATTGAAGAGGCTTTTACTTCAGCGAAGGAAGCTTTTAAAGAGTGGAAATCTTGGTCTGCTGAGGACCGTGCACGTGTCCTATATCGTGCAGCAGCGATTGTAAGAAGACGTAAACATGAGTTCTCTGCATGGTTATCGTATGATGCAGGTAAGCCGTGGGATCAGGCAGATGGAGACACTGCTGAAGGAATTGACTTTTTAGAGTATTATGCTCGCCATATGGTAGAGCTTGAAAAAGGAAAACCGTTAGCGGACCGACCAAATGAAGATAATAAATACTTCTATCAGCCACTTGGACCAGGTGTAGTTATTCCACCTTGGAACTTTGCATTTGCAATTGTTTGTGGGACAACAGTAGCTCCAATAGTTGCAGGGAACCCGGTGCTATTAAAGCCATCTGAAAATACACCTGTAATCGCCTATAAATTAGTGGAGGTACTTGAAGAGGCAGGATTACCAAAAGGTGTTCTAAACTTTGTGCCAGGAGACCCTGCGGAAATCGGTGATTATTTAGTAGATCATAAAGACACACATTTTATTAACTTTACTGGTTCACGTGCAACAGGAGTTCGTATCTTTGAACGTGCTACAAAAATTCAAGATGGTCAAACTCATTTGAAACGTATTGTAGCGGAAATGGGTGGGAAAGACACGATTATCGTTGATGAATCGGCAGATTTAGACTTAGCAGCAGAATCAATTGTTCATTCTGCATTTGGATTTTCCGGTCAAAAATGTTCTGCATGTTCTCGTGCTGTCATTCATGAATCTGTTTATGATGAAGTAATTGAGAAGTCAGTAGAACTTGCAAAAACGCTTACAGTTGGTAATCCAACGGAAGATAATGTTTACATGGCGTCTGTAGTTAATCAAAAACAGTTTGATAAGATAAAAGATTATATTGAAGTTGGTAAACAAGAAGGTGAACTTGTCTTTGGGGGAGAAACAGATGATAATAAGGGATTCTTTGTACATCCAACCATTTTCAAAGATTTAGATCCAAAAGCTCGTATTATGCAAGAAGAGATTTTCGGACCAGTAGTTGCTTTTTCGAAAGCGAAAAGTTTTGATGAATTACTAGATATTGCAAATAACACAGAATATGGATTGACAGGTGCAGTTATTTCAAATAATCGCGAAAATCTAAACCGAGCACAAACAGAGTTTCTTGTTGGGAATTTATACTTCAACCGTGGTTGTACCGCTGCAATTGTAGGTTATCAACCATTCGGTGGATTTAAAATGTCAGGGACAGATTCAAAAGCTGGTGGTCCAGATTACCTTCAGCATTTCTTAAATGCAAAAGTTGTAACCGAACGATTTTAA
- a CDS encoding sigma-54 interaction domain-containing protein, whose translation MNDYFFEQLLEAEDDAITIVDTDRRVLHWNNAAVDTYNIEKTTIIGKPITNFFAYNDLMVMKVLDSKQAVQNQYHRPRKDKHVVVNTLPVFDNNQDLIGAISVERDITQIVKLNDNLESTSAELNELRQKVYPANSTSPFVKLKGKSNALQQIIQLARKAASTNATALILGESGTGKEVCAKAIHEASDRRNQPFIPVNCGAIPSALFESELFGYEGGSFTGAEKKGKAGKIEMADGGTLFLDEVGELPLEMQVKLLRVLQENRIYRIGDSQGKQVNVRFIAATNQKLEQLMDEKQFRSDLFYRLNVIQLTMPPLRERLEDIEILAKSFSDQFAKKYQVLVPEISEEAYEYLNQYKWPGNIRELRNLMERIIILHENSLVKKEDMQRYLPQATDFQSSETSSNLPLEKELMEKQLIEATLQQLEGNKSKAAEKLGISRVTLYHKIKKYNITV comes from the coding sequence ATGAATGATTATTTCTTTGAGCAATTGCTAGAAGCAGAAGACGATGCAATTACAATTGTAGATACAGATAGAAGGGTATTACATTGGAATAATGCGGCAGTAGACACGTACAACATTGAGAAAACTACAATTATTGGTAAGCCGATTACAAACTTTTTTGCCTACAATGACTTGATGGTAATGAAAGTTCTAGATAGCAAACAAGCAGTACAAAATCAATACCATCGGCCAAGAAAAGATAAGCATGTAGTTGTAAATACTCTCCCCGTCTTTGATAACAATCAAGATTTAATTGGGGCCATATCTGTGGAGAGAGATATTACCCAAATTGTAAAGTTAAATGACAATTTAGAGTCTACGTCTGCAGAATTAAATGAACTGCGGCAAAAGGTTTATCCTGCAAACTCTACATCTCCATTTGTGAAGCTAAAAGGAAAAAGCAATGCATTGCAACAGATAATACAATTGGCTCGTAAGGCAGCTAGTACAAATGCAACTGCATTGATCTTAGGAGAAAGCGGAACAGGAAAAGAAGTTTGTGCAAAAGCTATACACGAAGCTAGCGATCGACGAAACCAACCTTTTATCCCCGTTAACTGTGGCGCCATACCAAGCGCTTTATTTGAAAGTGAATTATTTGGCTATGAAGGTGGGTCGTTTACTGGAGCTGAGAAGAAAGGTAAAGCAGGTAAAATTGAAATGGCTGACGGTGGCACGCTTTTTTTAGACGAGGTTGGAGAATTACCATTAGAGATGCAAGTAAAGCTATTACGAGTATTACAAGAGAATCGAATTTATCGAATTGGTGATTCACAAGGGAAACAGGTCAATGTTCGGTTTATCGCAGCAACCAATCAAAAATTAGAGCAACTAATGGATGAAAAACAATTTCGTTCCGATCTTTTTTATAGGTTAAATGTTATCCAATTAACCATGCCACCTCTTCGTGAAAGATTAGAGGACATTGAGATACTTGCAAAAAGTTTTTCTGACCAATTTGCAAAAAAATATCAAGTATTAGTACCTGAAATTTCAGAAGAGGCTTATGAATACTTAAATCAATACAAATGGCCTGGGAATATCCGTGAACTACGTAATTTAATGGAACGAATCATCATTCTTCACGAGAACTCTCTAGTCAAAAAGGAAGATATGCAACGTTATCTGCCACAAGCAACTGATTTCCAATCTAGCGAAACAAGTTCCAATCTACCATTGGAAAAAGAATTGATGGAAAAACAATTAATTGAGGCTACATTACAGCAACTAGAAGGAAATAAGTCAAAAGCAGCCGAAAAACTGGGAATATCAAGAGTAACTCTCTATCATAAAATTAAAAAATATAATATAACTGTATAA
- a CDS encoding proline dehydrogenase family protein → MANLTRDFFIGLSNNKLLNTNAKKYGFRLGAEKFVAGTNFDSIIGIIKDLNSEGISCTLDNLGEFVTEKSEAIEARDDIIDMLYKIHEQRLDCHVSVKLTQLGLDIGDDFCINNMHAILKVANRFEIFINIDMEKHIHYGKTLEILNELRKEYDNVGTVIQSYLYSAEDDLAALEDVRIRLVKGAYKEDASIAYPSKEDIDRNFMELAKKRLLGNTFTSIATHDHNIIEELKSFVDEHNISRDIFEFQMLYGFRTEMHNELAQAGYHFCTYIPFGSDWFGYFMRRLAERPQNINLVLKDVFYTKGNKLKKEPVIAGVAALSLLMYVNKKRKK, encoded by the coding sequence ATGGCAAATCTAACACGAGATTTCTTTATAGGTTTATCAAATAATAAGTTGTTAAACACAAATGCAAAGAAATATGGATTTCGTTTAGGTGCAGAGAAGTTTGTTGCGGGAACTAATTTTGACAGTATTATCGGAATAATCAAAGATTTGAATAGTGAGGGAATATCTTGTACACTAGATAACCTCGGAGAGTTTGTGACAGAAAAATCAGAAGCAATTGAAGCAAGAGATGATATCATCGATATGCTTTATAAGATTCATGAACAACGACTAGATTGTCATGTATCTGTGAAATTAACTCAGCTGGGTTTGGACATTGGTGATGATTTTTGTATAAATAATATGCATGCAATTTTAAAAGTTGCAAATCGCTTTGAGATTTTTATCAATATTGACATGGAGAAACATATCCATTATGGTAAAACATTGGAGATTCTAAATGAGCTCCGAAAAGAGTATGACAACGTCGGTACGGTAATACAATCATATTTGTATAGTGCGGAGGACGATTTAGCCGCTTTAGAGGATGTACGAATACGTCTTGTGAAAGGTGCCTACAAAGAAGATGCATCAATTGCTTATCCATCAAAGGAAGATATTGATCGTAATTTTATGGAACTTGCTAAAAAAAGGCTGCTAGGTAATACATTTACTTCCATTGCAACTCATGATCATAATATTATTGAGGAATTAAAATCTTTTGTTGATGAGCATAATATCTCTAGGGATATCTTTGAGTTTCAAATGCTTTATGGTTTTCGAACTGAAATGCATAATGAACTGGCACAGGCAGGATATCATTTTTGTACGTACATTCCGTTTGGAAGCGATTGGTTTGGTTATTTCATGCGGAGGCTTGCAGAGCGACCGCAGAATATTAACTTGGTTTTAAAAGATGTTTTTTATACGAAAGGGAACAAGCTAAAAAAAGAACCAGTTATAGCTGGTGTAGCTGCTCTATCGTTGTTGATGTATGTTAATAAAAAAAGGAAAAAATAA
- the putP gene encoding sodium/proline symporter PutP, producing MSEFTYQFIAIGLYFLVMIAIGLYSYRKTSNLDDYMLGGRSLGPVTSALSAGASDMSQWLLMGLPGAIYLSGLAEGWIAIGLAIGAWLNWLIVAPRLRTYTEISNNSITIPSYLDNRFKNNSKILRIVSGAVILIYFTFYVSSGMVAGGVFFESSFNFNYHSGLIVVAVVTILYTLLGGFLAVSITDVVQGTMMFLALILVPTMAIFHLGGVGETVNLIQDVDPDFLSFFAAASTTGIISSLAWGLGYFGQPHIIVRFMAIKSVKETTSARRIGMGWMIISLIGAVITALVGVAFFHANPEFNLADPEAVFIVLGQILFHPFIAGILLAAVIAAIMSTVSSQLLVTSSALVEDIYKAVFKSDASDKTYVILSRLAVLLISFIAIIFAWQKNDTILGLVSFAWAGFGAAFGPVVLLSLFWRKTTGTGALWGMIVGAISVFVWGYSPLADYLYELVPGFILSTIVIVVVSLLTYKPNPEVEKEFNETVKRLKEHKNRS from the coding sequence ATGTCTGAATTTACGTATCAATTTATTGCTATCGGATTATACTTTTTAGTTATGATAGCTATAGGACTATATTCATATCGAAAAACGTCGAACTTAGACGATTATATGCTTGGAGGTAGAAGCTTAGGTCCAGTTACATCTGCACTAAGTGCTGGAGCTTCAGATATGTCGCAATGGCTACTAATGGGTCTACCAGGAGCAATTTATTTATCTGGTCTTGCAGAAGGTTGGATTGCGATAGGTTTAGCTATAGGGGCATGGTTGAATTGGTTAATTGTAGCACCAAGATTACGAACGTATACGGAAATATCTAATAACTCGATTACAATTCCAAGCTATTTAGATAATCGTTTTAAAAACAACTCGAAGATCTTACGTATTGTTTCTGGCGCAGTTATATTAATTTACTTCACATTTTATGTTTCTTCAGGAATGGTAGCAGGTGGTGTTTTCTTTGAAAGCTCATTTAACTTTAATTATCATTCTGGTCTTATCGTAGTAGCAGTGGTTACTATTCTTTATACATTGCTAGGAGGATTCTTAGCTGTTAGTATTACTGATGTTGTGCAAGGGACGATGATGTTCTTGGCTCTAATTCTTGTACCGACGATGGCAATTTTCCATCTAGGAGGAGTTGGAGAGACTGTAAACTTAATCCAAGATGTGGATCCTGATTTCTTAAGCTTTTTCGCAGCGGCGTCAACAACTGGTATTATTTCTTCGCTTGCGTGGGGGCTAGGTTATTTTGGACAGCCACATATTATCGTTCGTTTCATGGCTATTAAATCAGTAAAAGAGACCACATCTGCACGTCGTATTGGAATGGGTTGGATGATAATTTCTCTAATCGGTGCCGTAATTACTGCACTAGTTGGTGTTGCATTCTTCCATGCGAATCCAGAGTTTAACTTAGCTGATCCTGAAGCAGTATTTATTGTTCTAGGTCAAATATTATTCCATCCGTTCATTGCAGGTATATTATTAGCTGCTGTTATTGCAGCAATTATGAGTACAGTATCTTCTCAGTTACTAGTTACCTCATCTGCACTTGTGGAAGATATTTATAAAGCAGTTTTCAAATCAGATGCTTCAGATAAAACCTATGTAATTCTAAGTAGATTAGCTGTACTTCTAATTTCATTTATAGCGATTATATTTGCTTGGCAGAAGAATGATACTATATTAGGACTTGTATCATTTGCATGGGCAGGATTCGGTGCTGCATTTGGTCCAGTTGTGTTACTTTCCTTATTCTGGAGAAAAACAACAGGAACCGGAGCTTTATGGGGAATGATTGTTGGTGCAATTTCAGTATTCGTATGGGGTTATTCTCCGTTAGCCGACTATCTTTATGAACTTGTTCCTGGTTTTATACTAAGTACAATTGTGATTGTTGTAGTAAGCTTACTTACGTATAAACCAAATCCAGAAGTGGAAAAAGAATTTAATGAAACTGTTAAACGTCTAAAAGAGCATAAAAATAGATCTTGA
- a CDS encoding lactonase family protein: protein MAEKKTFIGFAGTYTRKTSKGIYRFSLNVDSKQLEKVELAARVDNPTYLTISDDQKHLYSIAQEGEMGGVQSFNISSEDGELKLINGQLVEGAPPCHLDVHSEVLVTGNYHKGDIGLHHLDNAQVEQGKFLKHEGDGPHKRQEKPHVHYTGFTPDGRYVVVADLGTDELVTYRIEDESLIHVSTLHVAPGSGPRHIVFHPNKSVAYLLTELSSEVIVLDYNKETGQFNQKQTIKAIPESFNDTNDASAIHISSDGKFIYTGNRGHNSIAVFSVDERSGELTLVEITPSGGEWPRDFVLDPTEQFLIASNQHSGNIVLFERDTATGKLSPANSEIEVPEVVCVKFL, encoded by the coding sequence ATGGCAGAGAAAAAAACATTTATAGGTTTTGCAGGCACATATACTAGAAAAACAAGTAAAGGTATTTACCGATTTTCATTAAATGTGGACTCAAAACAATTAGAGAAAGTAGAATTAGCAGCACGAGTAGATAACCCAACGTATTTGACTATATCTGATGATCAAAAGCATCTATATTCGATCGCGCAAGAAGGAGAAATGGGTGGCGTTCAATCTTTTAACATCTCTTCAGAAGATGGAGAATTAAAGTTGATAAATGGTCAATTAGTAGAAGGGGCTCCGCCTTGTCATCTTGATGTGCATAGTGAAGTATTGGTTACTGGTAATTATCATAAAGGGGATATAGGATTACACCATCTTGATAATGCTCAAGTAGAACAAGGTAAATTTTTAAAGCATGAAGGGGATGGCCCTCATAAAAGACAAGAAAAACCACATGTTCATTACACAGGATTTACACCAGACGGAAGATATGTGGTTGTAGCAGATTTAGGTACAGATGAACTTGTCACTTATCGCATAGAGGATGAATCCTTAATACATGTGAGTACCTTACATGTTGCGCCAGGAAGCGGACCGCGTCATATTGTTTTCCATCCAAATAAGTCCGTAGCCTATTTATTAACAGAATTAAGTTCAGAAGTAATTGTTCTTGATTATAATAAAGAAACAGGGCAGTTTAACCAAAAGCAAACGATAAAAGCAATTCCTGAATCTTTTAATGATACAAATGATGCGAGTGCGATTCATATTTCTTCAGATGGTAAATTTATCTATACTGGAAATAGAGGGCACAACAGTATTGCTGTATTTTCTGTTGATGAACGTTCAGGGGAGTTAACATTGGTGGAAATTACCCCATCAGGAGGGGAATGGCCACGAGACTTCGTGTTGGATCCAACAGAACAATTTCTTATAGCATCTAATCAACATAGTGGAAATATTGTTTTATTCGAACGCGACACTGCAACTGGGAAGTTATCACCAGCAAATAGCGAAATTGAAGTACCTGAAGTGGTGTGTGTGAAATTTTTATAG